The following proteins come from a genomic window of Pseudomonas sp. WJP1:
- a CDS encoding VCBS domain-containing protein, with protein sequence MSVTPRLFSGLHLRPQRQALALEPRILFDGAAASAAADQHHSDPAETAHPATDPAATPASPTEGRPATEQAPSAARTLLVLDSRIENREQLLAQLPANVTAIVVNVGQDGLAAISAALAQLGKVDSIQVLSHGAAGQFTLGNRTITSDNVDQLGQTLEQWRNNLTQGADIQLYGCDIGAGAAGKTLVTELARWTGADVAASNNDTGNSAAGGDWTLETRVGDIDKLIALSSTAIASFEGLLADAAPTVTLPAGGADVLLGDRFNFTVDFSNNSGQEGYAPFLTLFMPTSGKDGDDGVSFISASYLGQNLVTHVVVFDAAGNATHPIAKDASGNFLTINAAAFGMQPGDQLVVIELPFASVSTDQPVISVQVSASLSNLADTNFSNGSPDLTIRASGGFQFGNDALDNPFDDPALIQAGTLPFIVHPTVITFDETLTTPEGETATGPNYSRTLTVTVTPAPGQTLNHVIVTQPLPDNIQVTAITPGAGGRLTSITLHDGTVVTDPTAIATLIASDAVFINSFTVEYDSLTAATNTQVAFYVPEVDANGQAIINPVTGDDVTITLGAPTASGQWTPLDPRDVTAPNTTIDFSGTGQPTDFVAKSITLLKQVTLQTDIGQTGITPGDTLQYTLNLAISDYFAFGKDFFNEGQLIIRDQLSDGQALSGTPTLTVTLAGVPQTIALATSVAPNPDGTTSMVFDIAKSLRDAFSNIRGWLNGDLAFDDRLEGAVLAVLSYSAIVGQTYKPPSGNPHSEINEGDELGNTAEVDGTLLQDIFNLTGQSETDGSTTTSVIPTNTVDIKIVEVNDGTPPASGELRPGDEVTFELSYDLVTGDYEQFKLTAYLPLPLFDVSGVAWAIGGDPGQWQIGPGNTNTGGVLTVTSGAGNSITFDFGSFVTADTTGSRIVVRFTIRVGNQPFADQRSLDVLAQSSQQTTLTDRTLISSDVVAIVSIAEPVLAIKHGVVSGTNGTVSNTTGSWNPPGTTGVPFNGSVTDLTAVDGNITGIDGGDTLRMVTAIENTGGGGAFDVSTSIALPTGLSFVGGSLAAANLQIFRGDGTALVLGVDYSVTGNQITFLDAGGQATLLAGRNGTAADTSGANVVVISYDVVVSSTIEASRSLQSTATLSNYASVNNGSDFTPTDLTDLASQQVAAPVISKVFADGTLDNGDSSASHTTGADLVIGESMRYDIVVTLPEGSTQTLRIEDLIPPGMRLDTSFNGGLGYQIITTRTGSGALGADFVGSIVVSGFAGQGGTLGGDGVDARWTFSVSGATADNQTGNNSFVIRLQLVANNVLTNQANKALQNSAQLLFSDPDSDTPNGTVAVDRTVALTGGQPTVTVREPTLAVTQVLTSTSGLGGYDQGDTVTFTITLSNGAGGSDFNAFDISFLDNLPTQLSNITLTGVLYQNGATNNGGIDFEIVNGQLRTANGANIDIAKGGSIVLSLSGVVNATAASQSNFANLATVQWTSLDGTQGGERTGVDGLLNGGTLNDYRNASTLIVPVAQAIQISRVGGLPDTAAPAPTTAPVEAVTIGEVIRYRVVVLVPEGNNPNYQVQITLANGLQFISPDALVNALRIGFIADGGLTSDVNLIVGGTLNISGNENSPQALPITPDLLGLSPTGVFDPSRLTVVTNLDGSQTITFNLGNVVNGGGTDADLEGVVLEFNVRVTNQASNVAGAQLGASAREIVNGAGRAASNTLVERIVEPSFNGLDKQVVGFNPNPTGSTGTATVQLSFAQNGGLPAFDAQVSDSFASGSNYTLVSVTINGTTFGPGNLPAGVTFSTTGGVSVNFDQLDVGAQVQVRYQVTLPNDSVIASSNATLTWSSLPEDFTSWGGNSVGTDGAIDGERTGSTVGPNQYILRDNAGLGVITGTLWNDTASADASTVPDGPGLAGQTVTLTWAGADGQLGTTADNLTFSTVTDANGQYRFGVLPLGVFRIDAPAGRVSYPQPLGDLRVRIDSDGATLGQITITLGDADTQAANAGYVEQNDAPVNTLPGNQQGLEDVTLNIGGISVADIDVDRDPNVAGRNISVTLSVLHGTLSLGTALPGVSVTGANSDRLTLSGTLADVNTVLASLRYLGNANFNGTDTLTVVSNDQGNFGDANNDGTPGTLADALTDTDTLQIILAPVNDPPIGVNDSATAVEAGGTNNNVIGVDPTGQLLTNDTDVDIATNADQLHVVSVASVNGSGVQTPIVGVLAINGQYGQLLVGSNGAYQYIVNNSNPLVQALRLSGQTLTDSFDYVLSDLAGATDIARLTVTIQGANDTPVGVDDNGTAIEAGGVFNGTPGSDAVGNVLANDTDVDSVANGETKTVTAIRPVPEAGSGTITPVTGPTAVAGLYGTLTINPDGSYRYVLDNNNVTVQRLSAGDQLIEFFSYRVTDAGGLNDVAQLRIVIQGANDNPVASNDFADAQAASTNGNAAESNPTGNVILFPSRPVAVDNGIDQDVDAADRPSEQLQVNGVINKSEATYDPLNDVLNGVTAGSTQANGTVIAGLYGTLRIGADGSFFYDVDSTNAAVQALTAGQTLTEYFTYRVVDTAGLTDTAQLQITVRGVNDPPVAQNVISIATERGGVNNTTPGVDPVGDATATAFDPDGDPLTVTFIRAGAEGTPGTPVPVVAGGTVVIGVYGTLTINPDGSYSYALDNNNPDVQALRRNTDLLLERFTYTISDGVNPTPETDTAEIIVLIRGQNDNPVARDDGTIPNITTTAIEAGGVNNNLPGRDPIGDVLTNDSDVDSVANGETRAVASVRTGIENSAGTAGTLGAELRGTYGWLTLNADGRYVYRLDNSMPAVQALRAGNTLADSFNYNVIDASGAQDTATLTITIEGANDAPVAQNDANTAIEAGGLNNAIPGINPSGNVLSNDSDVDGNGEAFSVVGVRQGASVGVIGSGLTGAFGTLTLGANGNYSYVLDNSNPQVQALRTIADVLRETFTYQIRDLAGATSTATLTIIIRGTNDNPLAVDNSIVGVEAGGTFNASPGLNPSGSVLSNDTDVDANDSKAVTDIRGGTEAAGGTFTTVATSQTLNGLYGTLTIAANGTYSYVINNNLAAVQALKPGDSLVETFTYRMRDTAGATDIAQLNIRIDGAWDAPVATNDVAVAVADNGAGNSINPTRNVLPNDTDVDQGDVLHVSGIRFGTEAAGGALDAVNAGTDNTNGTLVNGQFGQLIIGADGNYTYIVDTSNPTILSLGPLQFLDEHFTYRVTDLGGQSDLAEIHIIIRGRNDKPVANTDAGTAVEAGGLNNAQAGVNPGGNVIGNDTDLEGDTLTVTALHTGGLNETGTAGVVGTALRGQYGTLILLPDGAWRYDLDNNLAEVQALRISGQTLTDLFTYTLSDVFGASSSAELQITVDGRNDNPIAQDDGSTALEAGGVNNGTPGSNATGNVLANDSDVDSVANGETKQVLSVSTQNGQSSNAGQVLVGLYGQLTLNADGSYTYVIDNNNAQVQALRTAANTLSETFTYRMSDTFGATSDARLTIVIQGANDAPVAQNDSAVASDQVPAPQATGNVLPNDSDVDANDGLQVVAVRTGSETGTGTAGVIGQPIRGLYGTLTLNADGSYTYTIDQSNPAVLAAAGLGQVLQDVFTYTVSDINGATDQAELVIALDIATPFIPAPQGNFFDRDPNDRNANLRLPDPTPAIFITPVVEREARLLEISTWGAGGSNLRLASVGEFTSDSLGAGLGIVPGQFVAQAVRESRRESDLDLLWILGRQGRTSLSADGLLSDPSLFTIDSAHMTQGPAQAEKPAEPRQARGFSAQLRNAANRLYPVNREPENPSN encoded by the coding sequence ATGTCAGTAACACCGCGTCTTTTTTCCGGCCTTCACTTGCGCCCGCAACGCCAGGCTCTGGCCCTGGAGCCAAGGATTCTATTCGACGGTGCAGCGGCTTCGGCCGCCGCCGACCAGCATCACAGTGATCCGGCGGAAACCGCACACCCGGCCACCGACCCCGCTGCCACACCCGCTTCCCCGACCGAAGGCCGGCCCGCCACGGAGCAGGCGCCTTCCGCTGCGCGCACCCTGCTGGTGCTCGACAGCCGCATCGAAAACCGCGAACAACTGTTGGCGCAACTGCCCGCCAATGTCACGGCTATCGTGGTCAACGTAGGCCAGGATGGCCTGGCAGCGATCTCCGCGGCACTGGCTCAATTGGGCAAGGTCGACTCGATCCAGGTGCTGTCCCACGGCGCTGCCGGGCAATTCACCCTGGGCAACCGGACGATCACTTCCGACAACGTCGACCAGCTCGGCCAGACCCTCGAACAATGGCGCAACAACCTGACCCAGGGCGCCGACATCCAGCTCTACGGTTGTGACATCGGCGCAGGGGCCGCGGGTAAAACCCTGGTCACCGAGCTGGCACGCTGGACCGGTGCCGACGTGGCCGCCTCGAACAACGACACCGGCAACAGCGCGGCGGGCGGCGACTGGACCCTGGAAACCAGAGTCGGTGACATCGACAAGCTCATCGCCCTCAGCAGCACCGCCATCGCCAGCTTCGAGGGCTTGCTGGCCGATGCCGCGCCCACCGTGACCCTGCCCGCAGGCGGCGCCGACGTCCTGCTGGGCGACCGTTTCAATTTCACCGTCGACTTCAGCAACAATTCAGGCCAGGAAGGTTATGCGCCGTTCCTGACCCTGTTCATGCCCACCAGTGGCAAGGACGGCGACGATGGCGTGAGTTTCATATCCGCCAGCTACCTGGGGCAAAACCTGGTCACCCACGTGGTGGTGTTCGACGCCGCGGGTAACGCCACCCACCCCATTGCAAAGGACGCCAGCGGCAACTTCCTGACCATCAACGCCGCCGCGTTCGGCATGCAGCCTGGCGATCAACTGGTGGTCATCGAGCTTCCCTTCGCCAGCGTCTCCACCGACCAGCCGGTGATCTCGGTCCAAGTCAGCGCCAGCCTGAGCAATCTGGCCGACACCAACTTCTCCAATGGCAGCCCGGACCTGACCATTCGCGCCAGCGGCGGCTTTCAGTTCGGTAACGATGCACTGGACAACCCCTTCGACGACCCGGCCCTGATTCAGGCCGGTACGCTGCCCTTTATCGTGCACCCGACCGTCATCACCTTCGACGAGACCCTCACCACACCCGAGGGCGAAACCGCTACCGGCCCGAACTACAGCCGCACCCTGACAGTGACCGTAACCCCCGCACCGGGCCAGACGCTGAACCATGTCATCGTCACCCAGCCGCTGCCGGACAACATCCAGGTCACGGCCATCACCCCCGGTGCTGGCGGGCGCCTGACCTCGATCACCCTGCATGACGGCACCGTGGTCACCGACCCTACCGCCATCGCCACGCTGATTGCGTCCGACGCCGTGTTCATCAATTCCTTTACCGTCGAATACGACAGCCTGACCGCCGCGACCAATACCCAGGTGGCGTTCTACGTGCCGGAAGTCGACGCCAATGGCCAGGCGATCATCAACCCGGTCACCGGCGATGACGTGACCATCACCCTCGGCGCGCCAACGGCCAGCGGTCAATGGACGCCACTGGACCCGCGTGATGTTACGGCGCCCAATACCACCATCGATTTTTCCGGCACCGGCCAGCCCACCGATTTTGTCGCCAAGTCCATTACCCTGCTCAAACAGGTGACCTTGCAGACGGACATCGGCCAGACCGGCATCACCCCCGGCGACACGCTGCAATACACCCTGAACCTGGCGATCTCCGACTACTTCGCCTTCGGCAAGGATTTCTTCAACGAAGGCCAACTGATCATTCGCGACCAGCTCAGCGACGGGCAAGCCCTCAGCGGTACACCCACGCTGACCGTCACCCTCGCTGGCGTGCCGCAAACCATTGCCTTGGCGACGTCGGTGGCGCCTAACCCCGACGGCACCACCTCGATGGTCTTCGACATCGCCAAATCGCTACGCGATGCCTTCTCCAATATTCGTGGCTGGCTTAATGGTGACCTGGCCTTTGACGATCGCCTGGAAGGCGCGGTGCTGGCGGTGCTCAGCTATTCGGCGATTGTCGGCCAGACCTACAAGCCGCCATCGGGCAACCCCCACAGCGAAATCAACGAAGGCGACGAACTGGGCAACACGGCCGAGGTCGACGGCACGCTGCTGCAAGACATTTTCAACCTGACCGGGCAAAGCGAAACCGACGGTTCGACGACCACCAGCGTGATCCCGACCAACACCGTCGACATCAAGATCGTCGAGGTCAATGACGGCACGCCGCCAGCCAGCGGTGAGTTGCGACCCGGTGATGAAGTCACCTTCGAACTGAGCTACGACCTGGTGACCGGTGACTACGAGCAGTTCAAGCTCACCGCTTACCTGCCGCTGCCGTTGTTCGATGTGAGCGGTGTGGCCTGGGCCATAGGCGGCGATCCCGGCCAATGGCAAATCGGCCCCGGCAACACCAATACCGGTGGCGTGCTCACGGTCACCAGCGGTGCCGGCAACTCGATCACCTTCGACTTCGGCAGCTTCGTCACCGCCGACACCACCGGCAGCCGCATCGTCGTGCGTTTCACCATCCGGGTCGGCAACCAGCCTTTCGCCGATCAGCGCTCGCTGGATGTGCTGGCGCAATCGAGCCAGCAAACCACCCTCACCGACCGCACGCTGATTTCCTCGGATGTGGTGGCCATCGTGTCGATCGCCGAACCGGTGCTGGCGATCAAGCATGGCGTGGTGTCGGGCACCAACGGTACGGTCAGCAACACCACCGGCAGCTGGAACCCACCTGGCACCACCGGGGTGCCGTTCAATGGCAGCGTGACCGACCTCACCGCGGTGGATGGCAACATCACCGGCATCGATGGCGGCGACACCCTGCGCATGGTCACGGCCATCGAAAATACCGGCGGTGGCGGCGCGTTCGACGTCAGCACCAGCATTGCCCTGCCCACTGGCCTGAGTTTCGTCGGTGGCAGCCTGGCCGCCGCTAACCTGCAAATATTCCGCGGCGACGGTACCGCGCTGGTGCTCGGCGTCGACTACAGCGTCACTGGCAACCAGATCACCTTCCTCGATGCCGGTGGCCAGGCCACCCTGCTCGCCGGTCGCAATGGCACCGCCGCCGACACCAGCGGCGCCAATGTGGTGGTGATCAGTTACGACGTGGTCGTCAGTTCAACCATCGAAGCCAGCCGCAGCCTGCAAAGCACCGCCACCCTGAGCAATTACGCCAGCGTCAACAACGGCAGCGATTTCACCCCTACCGACCTGACCGATCTGGCCAGCCAACAAGTGGCCGCGCCAGTGATCAGCAAAGTGTTCGCCGACGGCACCCTGGACAACGGCGACTCCAGCGCCAGCCACACCACCGGCGCAGACCTGGTGATCGGCGAAAGCATGCGCTACGACATCGTCGTCACCCTGCCCGAAGGCAGCACGCAAACCCTGCGCATCGAAGACCTGATCCCGCCGGGCATGCGCCTGGACACCAGCTTCAACGGTGGGCTGGGTTACCAGATCATCACTACCCGCACCGGTAGCGGCGCGCTGGGCGCCGATTTTGTCGGCAGCATCGTGGTCAGCGGGTTTGCCGGCCAGGGCGGAACCCTGGGCGGCGATGGCGTCGATGCGCGCTGGACCTTCAGCGTGTCCGGCGCCACCGCCGACAACCAGACCGGCAACAACAGCTTCGTGATTCGCCTGCAACTGGTGGCCAACAACGTGCTGACCAACCAGGCCAACAAGGCCCTGCAGAACAGCGCACAACTGCTGTTCAGCGACCCGGACAGCGACACGCCCAACGGCACCGTGGCGGTGGACCGCACCGTCGCCCTCACCGGTGGCCAACCCACCGTGACCGTGCGCGAGCCGACCTTGGCGGTCACGCAGGTCTTGACCTCGACCTCGGGCCTGGGCGGTTACGACCAGGGCGATACGGTGACCTTCACCATCACCCTGAGCAATGGCGCCGGCGGCAGCGACTTCAACGCCTTCGACATCAGTTTCCTCGACAACCTGCCGACCCAGTTGAGCAACATCACCCTGACGGGCGTGCTGTACCAGAACGGCGCGACCAACAACGGCGGGATCGATTTCGAAATCGTCAACGGCCAGTTGCGCACCGCCAACGGCGCCAACATCGACATCGCCAAGGGCGGCAGCATCGTCTTGAGCCTGTCGGGTGTGGTGAATGCCACGGCGGCGTCCCAGTCAAACTTCGCCAACCTGGCGACCGTGCAATGGACCAGCCTCGACGGCACCCAGGGCGGCGAACGGACCGGTGTCGACGGGCTGCTCAATGGCGGCACGCTCAACGACTATCGCAACGCCTCGACCCTGATCGTGCCGGTGGCCCAGGCGATCCAGATTTCCCGGGTCGGCGGCCTGCCCGACACCGCAGCGCCGGCACCGACCACGGCGCCGGTGGAAGCGGTCACCATCGGCGAAGTGATCCGTTACCGCGTGGTGGTACTGGTGCCGGAAGGCAACAACCCCAACTACCAGGTGCAGATCACCCTGGCCAACGGCCTGCAATTCATCTCCCCGGATGCCTTGGTCAACGCCCTGCGCATCGGCTTCATCGCCGACGGTGGCCTGACCAGCGATGTCAACCTGATCGTCGGCGGCACCCTGAACATCAGCGGCAACGAGAACAGCCCGCAAGCCTTGCCGATCACCCCCGACCTGCTCGGCCTGAGCCCCACTGGCGTGTTCGACCCCAGCCGACTGACCGTGGTCACCAACCTCGACGGCAGCCAAACGATTACGTTCAACCTCGGCAACGTGGTCAACGGCGGCGGTACGGACGCCGACCTCGAAGGCGTGGTGCTGGAATTCAACGTGCGCGTCACCAACCAGGCGAGCAACGTCGCCGGCGCCCAGTTGGGTGCGAGCGCTCGGGAGATCGTCAACGGCGCGGGCCGCGCGGCCAGCAATACGCTTGTCGAGCGCATCGTCGAACCGAGCTTCAATGGCCTGGACAAACAGGTGGTGGGCTTCAACCCGAATCCAACAGGCAGCACCGGTACCGCCACGGTGCAACTGAGCTTCGCCCAGAACGGCGGCCTGCCGGCGTTCGACGCCCAGGTCAGCGACAGCTTCGCCAGCGGCAGCAACTACACGCTGGTCAGCGTCACCATTAATGGCACCACCTTCGGCCCGGGTAATTTGCCCGCGGGGGTCACCTTCAGCACAACCGGTGGCGTGAGCGTCAATTTCGATCAACTGGATGTCGGCGCCCAGGTTCAGGTGCGATACCAGGTCACCCTGCCCAACGACTCGGTGATCGCCAGCAGCAACGCCACGCTGACCTGGAGCAGCCTGCCCGAAGACTTCACCAGTTGGGGCGGCAACAGCGTCGGAACCGACGGCGCCATCGATGGCGAGCGCACCGGCAGCACGGTCGGACCGAACCAGTACATCCTGCGCGACAACGCAGGGCTCGGGGTGATCACCGGCACCTTGTGGAATGACACGGCCTCGGCCGACGCCAGCACCGTCCCGGATGGCCCCGGCCTCGCCGGGCAGACCGTGACCCTGACCTGGGCCGGGGCCGACGGGCAACTCGGCACCACCGCCGACAACCTGACTTTCAGCACCGTGACCGACGCCAACGGCCAGTACCGCTTCGGCGTCCTGCCCCTGGGCGTGTTCCGCATCGACGCGCCCGCCGGGCGGGTCAGCTACCCGCAACCGCTGGGCGATCTGCGCGTGCGCATCGATAGCGACGGCGCCACCCTCGGGCAGATCACCATCACCCTGGGCGATGCCGATACCCAGGCGGCCAACGCAGGTTATGTCGAGCAAAACGATGCGCCGGTCAACACCCTGCCCGGCAACCAGCAAGGGCTGGAGGATGTCACGCTGAACATCGGTGGCATCAGCGTGGCGGATATCGACGTCGATCGTGATCCGAACGTGGCTGGGCGCAACATCAGCGTGACCTTGAGCGTGCTGCACGGCACCTTGTCCCTGGGCACTGCGCTGCCAGGGGTGAGCGTCACCGGCGCCAACTCCGACAGACTCACCCTCAGCGGCACCCTGGCCGACGTCAACACCGTGTTGGCCAGCCTGCGCTACCTGGGCAACGCCAACTTCAACGGCACCGACACCCTGACCGTGGTCAGCAACGACCAGGGCAATTTCGGTGACGCCAATAACGACGGCACGCCGGGCACTCTCGCCGACGCACTGACCGACACCGATACCCTGCAAATCATCCTGGCCCCGGTCAATGACCCACCGATCGGCGTCAACGACAGCGCCACCGCCGTGGAAGCCGGCGGCACCAACAACAACGTGATCGGCGTCGACCCCACCGGCCAGTTGCTGACCAACGACACCGATGTGGACATCGCCACCAACGCCGATCAACTGCATGTGGTGTCCGTGGCCTCGGTCAACGGTTCCGGGGTACAAACGCCGATTGTCGGTGTGCTGGCTATCAACGGCCAATATGGCCAACTGCTGGTCGGCAGCAACGGCGCCTACCAATACATCGTCAACAACAGCAATCCACTGGTCCAGGCCTTGCGCCTGTCCGGCCAGACCCTGACCGACAGTTTCGACTACGTGCTGAGCGACCTGGCCGGCGCCACCGACATCGCCAGGCTGACCGTGACCATTCAAGGCGCCAACGACACCCCGGTGGGCGTCGACGATAACGGCACCGCGATCGAAGCCGGTGGCGTGTTCAACGGCACGCCAGGCAGCGATGCCGTGGGCAATGTTCTGGCCAACGACACAGACGTGGACAGCGTGGCCAATGGCGAGACCAAAACCGTCACCGCCATTCGGCCAGTGCCGGAAGCAGGCTCCGGCACGATCACGCCGGTCACCGGCCCTACCGCCGTCGCCGGCCTGTACGGCACGCTGACCATCAACCCCGATGGCAGTTATCGCTACGTGCTGGACAACAACAACGTCACCGTGCAGCGCCTGAGTGCCGGCGATCAATTGATCGAGTTCTTCAGCTACCGGGTAACCGACGCCGGCGGCCTCAATGATGTCGCACAATTGCGCATCGTCATCCAGGGCGCCAACGACAACCCGGTGGCCAGCAACGATTTCGCCGACGCCCAGGCCGCTTCCACCAACGGCAACGCCGCCGAGAGCAACCCGACCGGCAACGTCATCCTGTTCCCCAGTCGTCCGGTTGCCGTCGACAACGGCATCGACCAGGACGTCGATGCGGCCGACCGGCCCAGCGAACAGTTGCAGGTCAATGGCGTGATCAACAAAAGCGAGGCCACCTACGACCCGCTCAATGACGTGCTCAACGGTGTCACCGCCGGCAGCACCCAGGCCAATGGCACGGTGATCGCGGGTTTGTACGGCACCTTGCGCATCGGCGCCGACGGCTCGTTTTTCTACGATGTCGACAGCACCAACGCCGCGGTGCAGGCCCTGACCGCTGGCCAGACGCTGACCGAGTACTTCACCTATCGCGTGGTCGATACCGCCGGGCTGACCGACACCGCGCAACTGCAGATCACCGTACGCGGCGTCAACGACCCGCCCGTGGCGCAGAACGTCATTTCCATCGCCACCGAACGGGGCGGCGTCAACAACACCACGCCAGGTGTCGACCCCGTGGGTGATGCAACGGCCACGGCGTTCGATCCCGACGGCGACCCACTGACCGTCACGTTCATTCGGGCCGGCGCCGAAGGCACGCCTGGAACCCCTGTACCGGTGGTCGCGGGCGGCACGGTGGTCATCGGTGTGTACGGCACCCTGACCATCAATCCCGACGGCAGCTACAGCTATGCCCTCGATAACAACAACCCGGACGTCCAGGCGTTGCGCCGCAATACCGACCTGCTGCTCGAACGCTTCACCTACACCATCAGCGATGGGGTGAACCCGACCCCGGAAACCGACACCGCCGAAATCATCGTACTGATCCGCGGCCAGAACGATAATCCGGTGGCCAGAGATGACGGCACCATCCCGAATATTACGACAACGGCCATCGAAGCCGGCGGCGTCAACAACAACCTGCCCGGCCGCGACCCGATCGGGGATGTGCTGACCAACGACAGCGACGTCGACAGCGTGGCCAACGGCGAGACCCGCGCGGTGGCCTCCGTGCGCACCGGTATCGAGAACTCGGCGGGCACCGCCGGAACCCTCGGCGCCGAACTGCGCGGCACCTACGGCTGGCTTACGCTCAATGCCGACGGCAGATACGTCTACCGGCTGGACAACAGCATGCCGGCGGTCCAGGCCTTGCGTGCCGGCAACACCCTCGCCGACAGCTTCAACTACAACGTGATCGACGCCAGCGGCGCCCAGGACACCGCGACCCTGACCATCACCATCGAGGGCGCCAACGACGCGCCTGTTGCGCAGAACGATGCCAACACCGCCATCGAAGCCGGTGGTTTGAACAATGCCATCCCGGGGATCAACCCCAGCGGCAACGTGTTGAGCAACGACAGCGACGTCGACGGTAATGGCGAAGCTTTCAGCGTGGTCGGTGTTCGCCAGGGCGCATCCGTCGGTGTGATCGGCTCCGGTTTGACCGGCGCCTTTGGCACCCTGACCCTCGGTGCCAACGGCAACTACAGCTACGTGCTCGACAACAGCAACCCGCAGGTCCAGGCCTTGCGCACCATCGCTGATGTGCTGAGAGAAACCTTCACCTACCAGATCCGCGACCTGGCCGGCGCCACCAGCACCGCAACCCTGACCATCATCATTCGCGGCACCAATGACAACCCGTTGGCGGTCGATAACAGCATTGTGGGCGTTGAAGCCGGCGGCACCTTCAACGCCTCGCCGGGGCTCAACCCCAGCGGCAGTGTGCTGAGCAACGACACCGACGTCGATGCCAACGACAGCAAGGCCGTCACCGACATTCGCGGCGGCACCGAAGCGGCGGGCGGCACCTTCACCACGGTCGCCACCAGCCAGACCCTCAACGGTTTGTACGGCACCCTGACCATCGCCGCCAACGGCACCTACAGCTACGTGATCAACAACAACCTGGCCGCGGTCCAGGCCCTCAAGCCCGGCGATTCGCTGGTGGAAACCTTCACCTACCGCATGCGCGACACCGCGGGCGCCACCGACATCGCGCAACTCAATATCCGCATCGACGGCGCCTGGGATGCACCGGTGGCAACCAATGACGTGGCGGTCGCCGTGGCCGACAATGGCGCAGGCAACAGCATCAATCCAACCCGCAACGTGCTGCCCAACGACACCGATGTCGACCAGGGCGATGTGCTGCACGTCAGCGGCATCCGCTTCGGCACCGAAGCGGCGGGCGGTGCGCTGGATGCGGTGAATGCCGGCACCGACAACACCAACGGCACGCTGGTCAACGGCCAGTTCGGCCAATTGATCATCGGCGCCGACGGCAACTACACCTACATCGTCGATACCAGCAACCCGACCATCCTGTCCCTTGGGCCGCTGCAATTTCTCGATGAACACTTCACCTACCGCGTCACCGACCTTGGCGGGCAAAGCGACCTGGCGGAAATTCACATCATCATCCGTGGGCGCAATGACAAACCGGTCGCCAATACCGATGCCGGTACCGCGGTGGAAGCCGGCGGCCTGAACAACGCGCAGGCCGGCGTCAACCCCGGTGGCAACGTGATCGGCAATGACACCGACCTTGAGGGCGACACCCTCACCGTCACGGCCCTGCACACCGGCGGCCTGAACGAAACCGGCACTGCAGGCGTCGTGGGTACGGCATTGCGCGGGCAATACGGCACGTTGATCCTGCTGCCCGATGGCGCCTGGCGCTATGACCTCGACAACAACCTGGCCGAGGTCCAGGCCCTGCGGATCAGCGGCCAGACCCTGACCGACCTGTTCACCTACACCCTGAGCGATGTCTTCGGCGCCTCTTCGAGCGCCGAACTGCAAATCACCGTCGACGGGCGCAACGACAACCCCATCGCCCAGGATGATGGCAGCACCGCCCTGGAAGCCGGCGGCGTCAACAACGGCACCCCCGGCAGCAATGCCACCGGCAACGTGCTGGCCAACGACAGCGACGTCGACAGCGTGGCCAACGGCGAGACCAAGCAGGTACTGAGCGTCAGCACCCAAAACGGCCAGAGCAGCAACGCAGGGCAAGTGCTGGTCGGCCTTTACGGGCAACTGACCCTCAACGCCGACGGCAGCTACACCTATGTGATCGACAACAACAATGCGCAGGTCCAGGCCCTGCGCACCGCCGCCAATACCCTCAGCGAAACCTTCACCTATCGCATGAGCGACACCTTTGGCGCGACCTCGGATGCGCGCTTGACCATCGTGATCCAGGGCGCCAACGATGCACCGGTGGCGCAGAACGACAGCGCCGTCGCCAGCGATCAGGTACCGGCACCGCAAGCCACTGGCAATGTCTTGCCCAACGACAGCGACGTGGATGCCAACGATGGCTTGCAAGTGGTTGCCGTGCGCACCGGCAGCGAAACCGGCACCGGCACCGCAGGCGTGATCGGCCAGCCGATCCGTGGCCTCTATGGCACGTTGACCCTCAACGCGGATGGCAGCTACACCTATACCATCGACCAGAGCAACCCCGCGGTGCTGGCCGCCGCCGGACTGGGCCAGGTGCTGCAGGATGTCTTCACCTACACCGTCAGCGACATCAACGGCGCCACCGACCAGGCCGAACTGGTGATCGCCCTGGACATCGCCACGCCGTTCATCCCGGCACCGCAGGGCAACTTCTTCGACCGCGATCCGAACGACCGTAACGCCAATTTGCGCCTGCCCGATCCGACACCTGCGATCTTCATCACTCCGGTGGTGGAGCGCGAAGCCCGGCTGCTCGAAATCTCGACCTGGGGCGCGGGGGGTTCCAACCTGCGCCTCGCCAGTGTGGGCGAATTCACCAGCGATTCGCTGGGCGCGGGACTGGGCATCGTCCCCGGCCAGTTCGTGGCCCAGGCCGTGCGTGAAAGTCGCCGGGAAAGCGACCTGGACCTGCTGTGGATTCTCGGACGCCAGGGCCGCACCAGCCTGAGCGCCGATGGCCTGTTGAGCGATCCGTCGCTGTTCACCATCGACAGCGCCCACATGACCCAGGGCCCGGCGCAAGCGGAGAAACCGGCCGAACCGCGCCAGGCCCGGGGCTTCAGCGCCCAGTTACGCAATGCCGCCAACCGGCTGTACCCGGTCAATCGTGAACCCGAAAATCCGTCGAACTGA